Proteins co-encoded in one Garra rufa chromosome 21, GarRuf1.0, whole genome shotgun sequence genomic window:
- the pank1a gene encoding pantothenate kinase 1a isoform X2 translates to MKLRCSRKPAFPWFGMDIGGTLVKLVYFEPKDITAEEEQEEVENLKSIRWYLTSNTAYGKTGVRDVHLELRNLTICGRTGNLHFIRFPTAAMHRFIQMGRDKHFSSLHTTLCATGGGAYKFENDFRTMADLELLKLDELDCLIQGLLYIDSVGFNGHPECYYFENPSDTQNCIKRPCCLDNLFPMLLVNIGSGVSILAVHEKDNYKRVTGTSLGGGTFLGLCCLLTGCETFEEALEMASKGDSTNVDKLVKDIYGGDYQRFGLQGSAVASSFGHMMSKEKRDSISKEDLARATLVTITNNIGSIARMCAVNEKIERVVFVGNFLRINTVSTKLLAYAMDFWSKGQLKALFLEHEGYFGAVGAFLELLKSSDDV, encoded by the exons CCTTTCCATGGTTTGGAATGGACATCGGTGGTACTTTGGTAAAGCTTGTTTACTTCGAGCCAAAAGATATCACTGCTGAAgaggagcaggaggaggtggagaaTCTTAAGAGCATACGCTGGTACCTCACCTCCAACACGGCCTATGGTAAAACAGGCGTCCGTGATGTACACCTGGAGCTACGCAACCTGACAATCTGTGGCCGGACGGGAAACCTGCACTTCATTCGCTTCCCCACCGCTGCCATGCACAGATTCATCCAGATGGGCAGAGATAAACACTTCTCTAGCCTGCATACCACACTGTGCGCCACTGGTGGCGGGGCGTACAAGTTTGAGAACGACTTCAGAACG ATGGCAGACCTAGAGCTGCTGAAATTGGATGAGCTGGACTGCCTCATCCAGGGTCTGCTGTACATAGACTCGGTCGGTTTTAACGGTCATCCTGAGTGCTATTACTTTGAGAACCCCTCCGACACACAGAACTGCATCAAGAGACCCTGTTGTCTTGACAACCTTTTTCCCATGTTGCTGGTCAACATTGGCTCGGGCGTCAGCATTCTTGCTGTACACGAAAAAGACAACTACAAGAGAGTAACAGGCACCAG TCTTGGTGGAGGGACGTTTTTGGGCCTGTGCTGCTTGTTGACGGGTTGTGAGACGTTTGAAGAGGCGCTTGAAATGGCCAGTAAGGGGGACAGCACAAACGTAGACAAACTGGTGAAGGACATCTATGGAGGGGACTACCAGCGCTTTGGCCTACAAGGGTCTGCAGTGGCTTCAAG CTTTGGTCACATGATGAGCAAAGAGAAGAGGGACAGTATTTCTAAAGAGGACTTGGCCCGAGCTACGCTCGTCACAATAACGAACAACATTGGCTCCATCGCACGCATGTGTGCGGTTAATGag AAAATCGAACGGGTTGTTTTTGTGGGGAACTTTCTGCGTATTAACACGGTGTCGACAAAGCTTCTTGCCTATGCTATGGACTTCTGGTCCAAGGGCCAGCTGAAGGCCCTTTTCCTGGAACATGAG GGATACTTTGGAGCCGTCGGTGCTTTTCTAGAACTGCTGAAGTCGTCCGATGATGTATAA